In Leucoraja erinacea ecotype New England unplaced genomic scaffold, Leri_hhj_1 Leri_1130S, whole genome shotgun sequence, the following proteins share a genomic window:
- the LOC129715349 gene encoding uncharacterized protein LOC129715349: MSECLQLATLGRPFQLGMLYDCRSDALIPDVTLWDLQTLQSNLDRHDQPSTVFHIIASDSMEKKSNALNVSESLKVSFLGGLVEVKGSAKYLRDTKESEQQARVTLQYKATTKFEQLTMSHLGRQNITYPSVFDEGSATHVIIAVLYGAQAFFVFDQMASSAENTQNIQGNMEVMIKRLPMIAIEGEASLEMTEEQSTQAEKFSCTFYGDFSLKNNPTTFKDAINICATLPHLLGPDGEHSVPVTVWLYPLNKLDTKAAQMVREISVGLVNRCQCVLEQLSEAAMGCNDLMKDSVAVQFPEIGDRILQFREMCLEYKLVFQGTLARVLPSIRGGGKEEGLLVDILKNREQSPFKHQSLTTWLDDKEWEMMVVGFCLRIMKDIPVVKSRRELHKVLMGPVTDYVVCFTFTTLHQEEFYLTEAINYLRSLTAEKMQMPPPAAGANTTQHSERWFHLSSIPEKMKERSGLFLDFATANSGDEKVKFLVGSAQDDSNVGASIYLYGGVMVRSRCFEPPSQPERPTASGTTHDSVMLQLEPPTCGSDEIVGYKVEYRGSQQEKWTILDTPDASHSFTISGLESHQEYHIRYRAVTKVGVSKASEIYMVSTRPTSPPGKPVFQDRSPNPTLSGDGQSQIGADVFQYRNEYKEESLFKSIALDRSWEQVQTKDRHDSSHRPKRIALKLLEQAQLITKGNPSIYKLNLEREVFNQSKQLVKCSLGKPTTMHKMKTIMLLGATGSGKTTLINGMINYILGVEWRDNFRYQLIQEETGKSQAESQTSSITAYHLHHQAGFNIDCSLTIIDTPGFGDTRGISRDRQITEQIRTFFTSPQGIDQIDAVCFVVQASLARLTQTQKYVFDSILSIFGKDITGNIQILVTFADGQRPPVLEALKVAQVPCPKDKKGLPVHFKFNNSAIYAQRPTSGVEGRSNSGEEDNDFNLMFWKMGTNSMKKFFTALSTMQARSLLLTREVLKERSQLESVVAGLQPLIQAGLTKYEELKKSQQVLDQNQSNLEENKDFEYEVDVIVKEKRKLGSDAPLVNNCTVCEYSCHDPCMYAGYIYKYWCTSMDWWGNCKVCPGKCASRKHRREKYRYVCVTKKEKRTYNELKKKYEKKYKGEKMSLQKVRESLEQEFAEMGNTVLELIQELSQGIRRLEEIALRPNPLSTPAYIDLLIQGEKDEVKPGFIERIQALTAVKKQAEIREIITNKMLLPKYSKEGAAGGKSSGD, from the exons ATGAGTGAGTGCTTGCAACTGGCCACTCTGGGCCGGCCTTTCCAGTTGGGAATGCTGTACGACTGCCGATCAGATGCTCTGATCCCAG ACGTCACCTTGTGGGACTTGCAGACACTGCAGAGCAACCTTGATCGTCATGACCAGCCCAGCACCGTGTTTCACATCATTGCATCAGATTCCATGGAGAAGAAATCCAATGCCCTCAATGTGTCAGAGTCACTGAAAGTGAGTTTCCTGGGTGGGTTGGTGGAGGTGAAAGGGTCGGCAAAATATCTCAGAGACACGAAGGAATCAGAGCAACAAGCACGAGTTACCCTTCAGTACAAAGCAACAACCAAGTTTGAACAACTGACGATGAGTCACTTAGGGAGACAGAATATTACCTACCCGAGTGTGTTTGATGAGGGCTCAGCCACCCATGTCATTATAGCAGTGCTGTATGGGGCCCAGGCCTTCTTTGTGTTTGATCAAATGGCTTCTTCAGCAGAGAACACACAGAATATTCAAGGCAACATGGAGGTGATGATTAAACGTCTCCCTATGATTGCGATCGAGGGAGAGGCCTCCCTAGAAATGACAGAAGAACAGAGCACTCAGGCCGAGAAGTTTAGCTGCACCTTTTATGGGGATTTCTCACTGAAGAACAATCCCACCACCTTCAAAGACGCCATCAATATCTGCGCAACACTGCCACACCTCCTGGGTCCAGATGGAGAACATTCAGTGCCCGTCACAGTCTGGCTCTATCCTCTCAATAAACTGGATACCAAAGCTGCTCAGATGGTGAGGGAGATCAGCGTGGGACTGGTCAATCGCTGCCAGTGTGTCCTGGAACAGCTCAGTGAGGCCGCGATGGGGTGCAATGACCTGATGAAAGACAGTGTCGCAGTTCAGTTTCCTGAGATCGGGGACAGGATACTTCAATTCCGAGAGATGTGTCTGGAGTACAAACTGGTTTTCCAAGGGACCTTAGCCAGAGTTTTGCCGTCCATTCGCGGCGGTGGGAAGGAGGAAGGGTTGCTGGTGGACATATTGAAGAACAGGGAACAGTCACCATTTAAACACCAATCACTGACCACATGGCTGGATGACAAGGAATGGGAGATGATGGTTGTGGGATTTTGCCTCAGGATAATGAAAGACATACCTGTTGTGAAATCAAGGAGAGAGTTGCATAAAGTGTTGATGGGTCCAGTAACAGACTACGTGGTCTGTTTCACATTCACAACACTGCATCAGGAGGAGTTCTACCTGACGGAGGCAATCAATTACCTCCGATCTCTCAcagcagagaaaatgcagatgccaCCTCCTGCTGCCGGAGCCAATACAACACAACACAGCGAGCGCTGGTTTCACTTATCGTCCATACCCGAGAAGATGAAGGAACGATCAGGACTGTTCCTGGATTTTGCCACAGCCAACAGTGGGGACGAGAAAGTAAAATTCCTTGTTGGATCCGCACAGGATGACAGTAACGTGGGTGCGTCTATTTACCTGTACGGAGGTGTGATGGTGAGGAGCCGCTGCTTTGAACCCCCGTCTCAGCCTGAGAGACCAACAGCGAGTGGGACAACACACGACAGTGTGATGCTGCAGTTAGAGCCACCCACATGTGGTTCTGATGAGATTGTGGGCTACAAGGTAGAGTATCGAGGTAGCCAGCAGGAGAAATGGACAATACTAGATACACCTGACGCATCCCACTCCTTCACGATATCTGGGTTGGAGTCACACCAGGAATATCACATCCGATACAGAGCAGTGACCAAGGTAGGGGTCAGCAAGGCCAGTGAAATCTACATGGTCTCCACCCGGCCGACAAGTCCTCCTGGTAAACCGGTCTTCCAGGATCGTTCACCCAACCCAACACTGTCCGGCGATGGACAAAGTCAGATTGGAGCCGACGTATTTCAATACAGGAATGAATACAAGGAAGAATCTTTGTTCAAGTCTATTGCATTGGACAGATCATGGGAGCAGGTTCAGACAAAAGACAGACATGATAGTTCACACAGACCAAAGAGAATTGCCCTGAAACTTCTTGAACAAGCTCAATTAATAACCAAAGGAAACCCTTCCATTTACAAGCTCAACCTAGAGAGGGAGGTGTTTAATCAGTCCAAGCAGCTTGTGAAATGCTCCTTAGGAAAGCCCACCACTATGCACAAGATGAAGACAATTATGTTGCTGGGGGCAACTGGATCAGGAAAGACAACCCTCATCAACGGGATGATCAACTACATCTTGGGCGTGGAGTGGCGGGACAACTTCAGATACCAGTTAATACAGGAGGAGACGGGAAAATCCCAGGCTGAGAGCCAGACTTCCTCCATCACTGCCTACCATCTCCACCACCAGGCAGGGTTTAACATCGACTGCTCTCTGACTATCATCGACACGCCAGGGTTCGGGGACACCAGGGGCATCAGCCGGGATCGACAGATCACTGAGCAAATCCGCACGTTCTTCACTTCCCCACAGGGCATTGATCAGATCGACGCGGTCTGTTTCGTCGTCCAAGCATCCTTGGCTCGCCTGACCCAGACACAGAAATATGTCTTTGATTCCATCCTTTCCATTTTTGGCAAAGATATCACGGGGAACATTCAGATACTGGTGACGTTTGCGGACGGGCAGCGCCCCCCAGTTCTGGAGGCCCTGAAAGTCGCCCAGGTACCCTGCCCCAAAGACAAAAAGGGATTGCCAGTACACTTCAAGTTTAACAATTCTGCCATTTATGCCCAGCGTCCGACCTCTGGCGTCGAGGGGAGAtctaacagcggggaagaagataATGACTTTAACCTGATGTTCTGGAAGATGGGGACAAACAGTATGAAAAAGTTCTTCACAGCTCTGAGCACGATGCAGGCGAGGAGCCTGCTCCTGACCAGAGAGGTTCTGAAGGAACGTAGCCAGCTGGAGTCTGTAGTGGCCGGGTTGCAGCCTCTGATCCAAGCAGGGCTGACCAAATATGAGGAGCTCAAAAAATCCCAACAAGTTCTGGACCAAAACCAGTCCAACCTGGAAGAAAATAAAGACTTTGAGTACGAGGTTGATGTGATTGTTAAAGAAAAGAGGAAACTTGGCAGTGATGCTCCATTAGTAAACAACTGTACAGTTTGTGAATACAGTTGTCACGACCCCTGTATGTATGCAGGTTATATTTACAAATACTGGTGTACGTCAATGGACTGGTGGGGAAATTGTAAAGTCTGTCCGGGGAAGTGTGCCTCACGAAAACACCGAAGGGAAAAGTACAGGTATGTCTGTGTAACAAAAAAGGAGAAGAGGACGTACAACGAACTGAAGAAAAAGTATGAGAAGAAATACAAAGGTGAGAAGATGAGCCTGCAGAAGGTTAGGGAGTCACTTGAGCAGGAGTTTGCTGAGATGGGGAACACAGTTCTGGAGCTGattcaagaattatcccagggcaTTAGACGACTTGAAGAAATAGCCCTGAGACCAAACCCGTTGTCCACCCCGGCTTACATTGACCTCCTGATTCAGGGTGAGAAAGATGAGGTGAAGCCCGGCTTCATTGAGCGAATTCAGGCACTCACCGCTGTGAAGAAGCAGGCAGAGATCAGAGAAATAATCACCAACAAGATGCTGCTACCAAAGTATTCGAAGGAAGGTGCGGCAGGAGGGAAAAGTTCTGGAgattag